One Paraburkholderia fungorum genomic region harbors:
- a CDS encoding LysR family transcriptional regulator yields the protein MQIKALRLFVHVAGTGSFSETARHFGVPGSSVSRHIAALEEDIGQRLLFRHTRAVRLTEAGERYFVQVREALELLDAATETAADKDAAPRGLVRVNVPVALGRRHIAPLIAEFQQQHRELSVELMLTDAFVDPVQEGADVTVRIGKLADSSLVARTLGPQRYLVCASPKYLKRNAAPSEPSELKTHNCLIYKGHLGVQRWYFSRPDELHYQPFEISGDLRSNNAEVLVAAALAGQGVVLFPSWLYDADALKAKKLVRLLPDWLASVEPEPSEINLVFPESRLRSRKVKLLSDFLLERIGTPPYWEF from the coding sequence ATGCAAATCAAGGCGTTGCGGCTTTTCGTGCACGTGGCGGGGACAGGCAGTTTTAGCGAAACCGCCAGGCATTTTGGCGTTCCGGGTTCGTCCGTCTCAAGACATATCGCTGCGCTCGAAGAGGATATAGGCCAGCGGCTACTGTTCCGGCATACGCGTGCAGTCCGGCTCACCGAGGCTGGAGAGCGCTACTTTGTGCAGGTCAGGGAGGCACTGGAACTACTGGACGCGGCTACCGAGACAGCGGCCGACAAGGATGCAGCGCCGCGGGGGCTGGTGCGCGTCAACGTACCGGTTGCGCTAGGTCGGCGGCACATTGCGCCTTTGATTGCGGAATTCCAGCAACAGCACCGCGAGCTATCCGTGGAACTCATGCTGACAGATGCTTTCGTTGATCCGGTACAGGAGGGAGCCGATGTCACGGTACGGATCGGCAAGCTTGCTGATTCAAGCCTTGTTGCACGAACACTCGGTCCCCAACGCTATCTGGTTTGCGCAAGTCCGAAATATTTGAAAAGGAACGCTGCACCGTCAGAACCGAGTGAACTGAAAACACATAATTGCCTCATCTACAAAGGGCATCTCGGTGTTCAGCGCTGGTATTTCTCGCGTCCCGACGAACTGCACTATCAGCCTTTCGAAATAAGCGGCGACCTTCGCAGCAACAATGCCGAAGTTCTGGTGGCTGCGGCGCTGGCTGGTCAGGGAGTCGTGCTGTTCCCTAGCTGGCTTTACGATGCAGACGCGTTGAAGGCGAAAAAGCTCGTTCGCCTGTTGCCTGACTGGCTGGCCTCGGTCGAACCGGAGCCGTCGGAGATAAACCTGGTATTTCCTGAAAGCCGTCTCCGCTCTCGAAAGGTGAAATTGCTATCCGACTTCCTGCTCGAACGAATCGGGACGCCCCCGTATTGGGAGTTCTGA
- a CDS encoding SOS response-associated peptidase family protein encodes MCYSAQIVADYRKFVRMFGALMDIHEFARLFFERAEGISKAKVPKAMEDAFAQPQSETDAQIKTLIERFNAEQLSKLEQDLFKQRKRLADAERTLQTKVTKAATESQRIATDKIAWALRKLDDIRRPELLPRDSRIFPGQYAPVMVMENGQRVIKPMRYQCRIAGKPASYDVKYPGTYNARRDNLEGFWKPCFGYTHGVMLVDVFYENVSKAKFEGTLSETHERDENVVLEFRPSNGELMHVACIWSRWTAPGEPDLLSFAAITDEPPPEVAAAGHDRCIIPIKPENIDAWLNTDASDLGALYAILDDRDQPYYEHRLAA; translated from the coding sequence ATGTGTTACTCGGCTCAGATCGTGGCGGACTACCGCAAGTTCGTGCGCATGTTCGGCGCGCTGATGGACATTCACGAGTTCGCGCGCCTGTTCTTCGAACGCGCTGAAGGCATCAGCAAGGCAAAGGTGCCCAAGGCCATGGAAGACGCGTTCGCCCAACCACAGTCTGAGACTGACGCGCAGATCAAAACACTGATCGAACGGTTCAACGCCGAACAGTTGTCAAAACTCGAGCAGGACCTGTTTAAACAGCGCAAGCGGCTGGCCGATGCCGAACGGACACTTCAAACGAAAGTGACCAAGGCGGCGACCGAGAGCCAACGCATCGCTACTGACAAGATTGCCTGGGCATTGCGCAAGCTCGATGACATTCGACGCCCTGAGCTTCTACCTCGGGACTCACGCATTTTCCCGGGTCAGTACGCGCCTGTCATGGTCATGGAAAATGGCCAGCGCGTGATTAAACCCATGCGCTATCAGTGCCGTATTGCCGGGAAGCCCGCGTCCTACGACGTCAAATATCCTGGAACGTACAACGCGCGGCGCGACAACCTTGAAGGGTTCTGGAAACCATGCTTTGGGTACACGCATGGCGTCATGCTGGTCGACGTTTTCTATGAAAACGTCAGCAAGGCGAAATTCGAAGGAACGCTTTCAGAGACACACGAACGCGATGAAAACGTCGTTCTGGAGTTTCGCCCCAGTAACGGCGAACTAATGCATGTCGCCTGTATCTGGTCACGCTGGACAGCACCGGGCGAGCCGGATCTGCTGTCGTTCGCGGCGATCACCGATGAACCACCACCGGAAGTGGCGGCTGCTGGCCACGACCGGTGCATCATTCCAATCAAACCAGAAAACATCGACGCGTGGCTTAACACCGATGCGTCGGATCTCGGAGCTCTCTATGCCATCCTCGATGACCGCGACCAGCCGTATTATGAGCATCGACTGGCTGCGTAA
- a CDS encoding GFA family protein, translating into MEFNCLEAATWQCVFPTRCRQSRLPQPDARERICRAIKATLHCAGDEEVPASKLQASHLFNVSKDRKAIEGNNDVTAPFSGACACGSIRYVCSRAPVATLNCHCLDCQRASGAPFASGFIVRVSDVTITGSPKTYSVRASSGKLATRSFCSDCGTPLFTRGEAAPEVMSIRFPTLYDPSKFQPMLDIWTSSAQPWTCLSQATPHYPQSP; encoded by the coding sequence GTGGAATTCAACTGCCTGGAAGCGGCCACTTGGCAATGCGTCTTCCCGACCCGTTGCAGACAGTCACGATTGCCTCAACCGGACGCTCGCGAGCGTATTTGCCGTGCGATAAAGGCAACGCTACACTGCGCGGGTGATGAGGAAGTGCCTGCCAGTAAGCTTCAGGCGAGCCACCTTTTTAATGTCAGTAAAGACCGTAAGGCGATAGAAGGAAACAATGACGTGACTGCTCCATTTTCCGGCGCGTGCGCTTGCGGATCAATCCGCTATGTATGCTCGCGTGCCCCTGTTGCGACGCTAAACTGCCACTGCTTGGACTGTCAGCGCGCAAGCGGCGCTCCCTTTGCGTCCGGTTTCATCGTCCGGGTGTCCGACGTGACGATAACGGGCTCGCCGAAGACGTACTCAGTTCGTGCTAGCAGTGGCAAACTCGCGACTCGCAGCTTTTGTTCCGATTGCGGCACTCCTCTTTTCACGCGTGGGGAAGCTGCTCCGGAAGTGATGTCCATCCGCTTCCCGACGCTGTACGATCCGTCGAAGTTTCAGCCGATGCTGGATATCTGGACATCTAGTGCGCAGCCATGGACTTGCCTTAGTCAGGCAACTCCACACTATCCCCAGTCGCCCTAA
- a CDS encoding DMT family transporter, translated as MFVAMLILVVASGAVLCAQSAINGRLGSTVGVLESAWLTFTLGALVTFVISFFAEGHHALTLFTAPRWQITGAFFGVIYMLVIVFAMPRVGTAAATVAVISGQLLMSLLIDNFGWLGNTVIELGTRRYAAMALLALALALIYQSNAASARKSKRMQGDPARVLSVIE; from the coding sequence ATGTTTGTTGCAATGCTGATTCTCGTGGTCGCAAGCGGCGCTGTTCTGTGTGCGCAATCGGCCATCAATGGCCGACTTGGAAGTACCGTAGGTGTACTCGAAAGCGCTTGGCTGACGTTCACCCTCGGCGCGCTAGTCACGTTCGTGATCTCGTTCTTCGCAGAAGGGCATCACGCGCTCACGCTGTTCACCGCACCGCGCTGGCAGATCACAGGCGCATTTTTTGGCGTCATTTACATGCTCGTCATTGTGTTTGCAATGCCGCGAGTGGGTACAGCGGCGGCGACTGTCGCCGTCATTAGCGGACAGCTTCTGATGAGCCTGCTGATCGATAATTTTGGATGGCTCGGCAACACCGTGATTGAACTCGGGACCCGGCGCTACGCCGCAATGGCACTACTCGCCCTGGCGCTGGCGCTGATCTATCAGAGCAATGCTGCAAGCGCCAGAAAGAGCAAACGGATGCAGGGCGACCCGGCACGAGTGCTGTCGGTAATCGAGTAG
- a CDS encoding DMT family transporter gives MNLLLIPLIVLAGMGLSVEAGLLGPLGQEVGQGWATLGIFGMGSLLLTFGLVFNRAKLGVLFSQPRWMLTGGVLGPIYVLALTLATPHIGVGMTMVGILFGQVAASLIIDHQGWLGSVRREVDRYRVGALIAILAALWLIH, from the coding sequence ATGAATTTGTTATTGATACCGCTGATCGTGCTTGCCGGTATGGGGTTGTCGGTTGAGGCGGGGTTACTCGGCCCACTGGGACAGGAAGTGGGACAAGGCTGGGCGACGCTCGGAATCTTCGGAATGGGTTCGCTGTTGCTGACCTTTGGGCTTGTGTTCAATCGCGCCAAGCTGGGCGTGCTGTTTTCCCAACCGCGATGGATGCTGACCGGCGGCGTACTAGGGCCGATCTATGTGCTCGCGCTAACCCTTGCTACCCCGCACATCGGCGTCGGCATGACGATGGTAGGCATTCTGTTTGGACAGGTGGCAGCGAGCCTGATCATTGACCATCAAGGCTGGCTGGGCAGTGTCCGCAGGGAAGTGGACCGTTACCGCGTCGGAGCACTGATCGCGATCCTCGCTGCGCTCTGGTTGATACATTGA